One window of the Paraburkholderia sp. PGU19 genome contains the following:
- a CDS encoding (2Fe-2S)-binding protein has translation MIVCVCKSVSDRKIRATIAEGVDSFDELQFELGVAMCCGKCEESVRDVMAQSGVCASRCGVEHHTQAAPVTFYERKAA, from the coding sequence ATGATTGTCTGCGTGTGCAAGTCAGTGTCCGACCGAAAAATCCGTGCAACGATCGCCGAAGGCGTCGATTCATTCGACGAGCTTCAGTTCGAGCTGGGCGTCGCCATGTGCTGTGGCAAGTGCGAAGAGTCCGTGCGGGACGTGATGGCGCAAAGCGGCGTCTGCGCAAGCCGCTGTGGCGTCGAGCATCACACGCAAGCGGCGCCGGTGACGTTCTACGAACGCAAGGCAGCCTGA
- a CDS encoding energy transducer TonB → MQATPSLPTGLAPNASARINPRIATVTGIVIGLHVIALAIAFTVREAAPLQVETQRTITAELLPPPAPAAAPVAIESAPPPKPVPVQKVKPKVQPRPAPKPTPTPMPVAQAPSQHEISAPEPAPPAPPAPAAPAPAAPAAKTAMSITAPKDASHLSCSIVEPTYPAMSRRRGETGRAVVQFILSASGRIENVELKKSSGSDRLDQAALDAIRSSSCKPYLVDGEPTRVPAVQPFDFSLNN, encoded by the coding sequence ATGCAGGCCACGCCTTCCCTCCCAACCGGCCTCGCGCCGAACGCTTCCGCCCGAATCAACCCGCGTATCGCCACGGTGACGGGGATCGTCATCGGACTTCACGTCATCGCGCTCGCTATTGCGTTCACGGTGCGCGAAGCCGCGCCTTTGCAGGTCGAAACCCAGCGTACGATCACGGCCGAACTGCTGCCGCCGCCGGCGCCTGCCGCCGCGCCTGTCGCGATCGAATCGGCTCCGCCGCCGAAGCCCGTGCCCGTGCAGAAGGTCAAGCCGAAGGTGCAGCCACGCCCGGCGCCGAAGCCCACGCCGACGCCTATGCCCGTCGCGCAAGCGCCGTCGCAACACGAGATCAGCGCGCCGGAACCGGCTCCGCCCGCGCCGCCGGCACCTGCAGCGCCCGCACCGGCCGCGCCAGCGGCAAAAACGGCGATGTCGATCACCGCGCCGAAAGACGCGTCGCACCTGAGCTGCAGCATCGTCGAGCCCACTTATCCGGCGATGTCGCGCCGCCGTGGCGAAACGGGACGCGCGGTGGTGCAGTTCATTCTGTCGGCGTCGGGCCGGATCGAAAACGTCGAACTGAAGAAGAGCAGCGGCTCCGATCGCCTCGATCAGGCCGCGCTCGACGCAATTCGCTCCAGCTCGTGCAAACCGTATCTGGTGGACGGCGAGCCGACTCGTGTGCCCGCCGTCCAGCCGTTCGACTTCAGCCTGAACAATTGA
- a CDS encoding MotA/TolQ/ExbB proton channel family protein, whose translation MQNYGIAHVWAQGDFVTRGIAVALLIMSVLSWSVIVVKSWNVMRLNRLTKNAEKAFWHSDDFADGMKKLGRDTSSPAENPFLALALSGQEAADHHHQTQPHLHDRMDVSDWITRCLKDTMDESVARMQSGLAVLASIGSTAPFVGLFGTVWGIYHALLGIGASGQSSIDQVAGPVGEALIMTAFGLFVAIPAVLGYNALTRANKGIVSKLSRFAHGLHAFFVTGARLSSSKRGDGLRLATRAN comes from the coding sequence ATGCAGAACTACGGTATTGCCCACGTCTGGGCACAAGGGGATTTCGTCACACGCGGCATCGCGGTGGCGTTGCTGATCATGTCGGTGCTGTCGTGGAGCGTGATCGTCGTCAAGAGCTGGAACGTGATGCGCCTGAACCGCCTGACGAAGAACGCCGAAAAGGCATTCTGGCATTCAGACGATTTCGCCGACGGCATGAAGAAGCTCGGCCGCGACACGTCGTCGCCGGCTGAAAACCCGTTCCTCGCGCTCGCACTGTCGGGCCAGGAAGCCGCCGATCACCATCATCAGACGCAGCCGCATCTGCACGACCGCATGGACGTGTCGGACTGGATCACGCGCTGCCTGAAGGACACGATGGATGAAAGCGTCGCGCGCATGCAGAGCGGCCTCGCGGTGCTGGCGTCGATCGGCAGCACCGCGCCGTTCGTCGGCCTGTTCGGTACGGTGTGGGGCATCTATCACGCGCTGCTGGGCATCGGCGCGTCGGGCCAGTCGTCGATCGATCAGGTCGCGGGCCCCGTCGGCGAAGCACTCATCATGACGGCCTTCGGTCTGTTCGTCGCGATTCCCGCCGTGCTCGGCTACAACGCACTGACGCGTGCCAACAAGGGCATCGTCAGCAAGCTGAGCCGCTTTGCGCACGGCCTCCATGCGTTCTTCGTCACGGGCGCCCGCCTGTCGTCGTCGAAGCGCGGAGACGGTCTTCGGCTCGCGACCCGCGCCAACTAA
- a CDS encoding biopolymer transporter ExbD: MAMSPFAGDDDDGLMNEINMTPLVDVMLVLLIVFMVTIPVIRHAVKIDLPHASSQKEDTKPAQVTIAIDADGNLMWDEQKISDDMLQAKIAAAAQQAPQPELHLSADRKVAYEKVAQVMSAAQAGGLTKIGFVTEPKAH; encoded by the coding sequence ATGGCAATGAGCCCTTTCGCCGGCGACGATGACGACGGCCTCATGAATGAAATCAACATGACGCCGCTCGTCGACGTCATGCTGGTGCTCCTGATCGTGTTCATGGTGACGATCCCCGTGATCCGCCATGCGGTGAAGATCGACCTGCCGCACGCGAGCAGCCAGAAGGAAGACACGAAGCCCGCGCAGGTGACGATCGCGATCGACGCCGACGGCAACCTGATGTGGGACGAACAGAAGATCTCCGACGACATGCTGCAGGCGAAGATCGCCGCCGCCGCTCAGCAGGCGCCGCAGCCGGAACTGCATCTGAGCGCGGACCGCAAGGTCGCGTATGAAAAGGTCGCGCAGGTGATGTCGGCGGCCCAGGCAGGCGGCCTGACGAAGATCGGTTTCGTCACGGAACCGAAGGCACACTGA
- a CDS encoding LysR family transcriptional regulator has translation MKIDSHNLNDLMYFSQVVEHGGFSAAERVLGISKSRLSRRLTELEASLGVRLLQRSTRKLALTEAGQLFYQHCQAMLSEAQAAVNVVQQLRSSPRGTVRVSVPVTISQTIMSQIIPEFMHRFPEVRVVMRVTNRVVDLFEDSIDVALRVRSEPPENANIVVRPLWRTQQMLVGAPSLLSQNAPPLEPADLKRFETLDTPTGDGRHVYNLIAPDGTRHAHDHEPRLVTADLMMILEAALAGVGIAALPEMMYGAALRSGRLSPVMPGWTLPSPQLYAVFLSRQGMVPAVRTFVDYLVEMLDPDVGKHIQQECPERDAKNLRLKAAVA, from the coding sequence ATGAAGATCGATTCGCATAACCTGAATGACCTGATGTACTTTTCGCAGGTCGTCGAACACGGCGGGTTCTCCGCCGCCGAACGCGTGCTCGGCATTTCGAAGTCGCGCCTGTCGCGCCGGCTGACGGAACTGGAGGCGTCGCTGGGCGTGCGTCTCTTGCAGCGCTCGACGCGCAAGCTCGCGCTGACGGAAGCCGGGCAACTGTTCTACCAGCACTGTCAGGCGATGCTCTCCGAGGCGCAGGCGGCCGTCAACGTCGTGCAGCAGTTGCGCTCGTCGCCGCGCGGCACGGTGCGCGTGAGCGTGCCCGTGACGATCTCGCAGACCATCATGTCGCAAATCATCCCGGAGTTCATGCACCGTTTTCCGGAAGTGCGCGTCGTGATGCGCGTGACGAACCGCGTGGTCGATCTGTTCGAGGATTCGATCGACGTCGCGCTGCGCGTGCGCTCCGAGCCGCCCGAAAACGCGAATATCGTCGTGCGGCCGTTGTGGCGCACGCAGCAGATGCTGGTCGGCGCGCCGAGCCTCCTGAGCCAGAACGCGCCGCCGCTCGAGCCCGCGGACCTGAAACGCTTCGAAACGCTCGATACGCCCACCGGCGACGGTCGCCACGTCTACAACCTGATCGCGCCCGACGGCACGCGCCACGCGCACGACCATGAGCCGCGCCTCGTGACGGCCGACCTGATGATGATCCTGGAAGCGGCGCTCGCGGGCGTCGGCATCGCGGCGCTGCCGGAAATGATGTACGGCGCCGCGCTGCGCAGCGGCCGCCTGTCGCCCGTGATGCCGGGCTGGACGCTGCCATCGCCGCAACTGTACGCCGTGTTCCTCTCGCGGCAGGGCATGGTGCCCGCCGTGCGGACCTTTGTCGATTATCTCGTCGAGATGCTCGACCCCGACGTCGGCAAGCACATTCAGCAGGAATGCCCCGAGCGCGATGCGAAAAATCTGCGGCTGAAAGCAGCTGTTGCATGA